A portion of the Leptospira wolbachii serovar Codice str. CDC genome contains these proteins:
- a CDS encoding class I SAM-dependent RNA methyltransferase, whose protein sequence is MDKVIVESLDSDFSGIVTAPNGKKVNVFFVYPGDELHVEYVKRRPRQRSLRIQETIRNHDWQLVKCNVFGECGGCTGQHISYKEQLELKFTPILNSFQKDLGISIKPIPSEQIYEYRSRMDFSVFPGPIIGQRQRGNFRKVVPITSCSIQSDWANKALKDVQTVLNQMPDVIWDRRSEDGGLKYLTIRKAQNTEDGILIFTFTDGYESHPSMESFRKLCLESLSQESLLFCYNRPKSEVSAFGRPEVLRGKSTFTEIVLGQNFQIPFDSFFQPNPKGFLPILSFIKDRLPKTTENLIDLFCGNGFFSLLYGDSFQNVDGYELTESSIEIASKTFHEYFPDKSHSFQIANLFMSTELLKQKENAILILDPPRAGAGKLVNQWIRDFGPEYVFYVSCNPYSQKEDVSIFLSQYDFVDGILIDPYPHTPHTESVLFFRRKSS, encoded by the coding sequence TTGGACAAAGTCATTGTGGAAAGTTTAGATTCTGATTTTTCAGGAATCGTCACAGCACCTAACGGAAAAAAGGTGAACGTTTTCTTTGTTTACCCTGGTGACGAACTCCATGTGGAATATGTCAAACGAAGGCCAAGACAAAGGTCCTTACGAATCCAGGAAACCATTCGCAACCATGATTGGCAATTAGTGAAATGCAATGTATTTGGAGAGTGCGGTGGATGTACGGGCCAACACATAAGTTACAAAGAACAATTAGAACTTAAATTTACTCCCATCCTAAACTCCTTCCAAAAAGACTTAGGTATCTCCATCAAACCTATCCCTTCTGAACAAATTTACGAGTACCGATCTCGTATGGATTTTTCTGTATTCCCTGGACCTATCATTGGACAAAGACAAAGGGGAAATTTCCGCAAAGTAGTTCCCATCACCTCTTGTTCCATCCAATCAGACTGGGCCAACAAGGCACTAAAAGATGTACAAACTGTACTGAACCAAATGCCTGATGTCATTTGGGATCGAAGATCTGAAGATGGTGGCTTAAAATACTTAACAATCCGTAAGGCACAAAATACAGAGGATGGAATTTTAATTTTTACTTTTACAGATGGATATGAATCACATCCTTCAATGGAAAGTTTTCGTAAACTTTGTTTGGAATCTTTATCACAAGAGTCACTACTCTTTTGTTACAACAGACCCAAATCGGAAGTATCTGCTTTTGGACGGCCAGAAGTGTTACGAGGAAAATCTACATTTACCGAAATCGTCCTCGGACAAAACTTTCAAATTCCCTTTGATTCTTTTTTCCAACCTAACCCAAAAGGTTTTTTACCCATCTTATCGTTTATCAAAGATAGATTACCAAAAACTACAGAGAATCTAATCGATTTGTTTTGTGGAAATGGTTTCTTTTCTTTGTTATACGGTGATTCGTTTCAAAATGTGGATGGATACGAGCTCACTGAATCTTCGATTGAAATTGCGTCCAAAACCTTTCATGAATATTTTCCGGACAAATCCCATTCCTTCCAAATCGCTAATTTGTTTATGTCCACAGAACTTTTAAAACAAAAAGAAAATGCCATTTTGATTTTGGATCCACCGAGGGCCGGAGCTGGTAAATTGGTAAACCAATGGATTCGTGATTTCGGACCGGAGTATGTGTTCTATGTCTCTTGTAATCCTTATTCTCAAAAAGAAGATGTATCGATCTTTCTTTCTCAGTATGATTTTGTGGATGGAATTCTGATTGATCCCTACCCCCACACTCCTCACACAGAATCGGTGCTATTCTTTCGTAGAAAGTCTTCATAA
- a CDS encoding SpoIID/LytB domain-containing protein: MKIQKSILFFSIAILGQIGCASVMVSNWSPEESNFKSKPVRVLLGYATDEETFKSSGEIIVRDANDLTIKKAYDFLSLNPTLLKAPISIQSNSEWIEYKGVSYRGIVLLKPVDGKVFILNLVPMEAYLLSVVPSEVSASWPKEALKAQAICARTYVVREMLNRKKQEFDVDTSTNTQVYKGKNKEHRNTSEAVFETEGLILIHKGQPIQSFFHSNAGGYTEDPINVWGSPVEYLKPVPSEYDKDGEQYSWEEKWKTDFVNTNLRDLGVGDIQDIIVSSRFPSSRVNEMEIIGSSGSKKIKATEFRKKLGATKLKSTRFGIRKEESGDYFVKGLGSGHGVGMSQWGSFAMAKSQFSHREILQHYFKGIEFARIVAR; encoded by the coding sequence ATGAAGATTCAAAAATCGATTCTATTTTTCTCTATCGCCATTTTAGGGCAAATCGGTTGTGCGAGTGTAATGGTTAGCAATTGGTCACCAGAAGAATCGAACTTCAAATCCAAACCAGTCCGAGTTCTCCTTGGCTATGCGACCGATGAGGAAACATTCAAATCATCAGGTGAAATCATCGTTCGAGATGCCAATGACCTGACTATCAAAAAGGCTTATGATTTTTTATCTTTAAATCCAACTCTTCTCAAAGCTCCCATATCCATTCAAAGTAATTCCGAATGGATTGAATATAAAGGAGTAAGTTATAGAGGAATCGTTCTTCTCAAACCAGTAGATGGAAAAGTATTTATCCTCAACTTAGTTCCAATGGAAGCATATCTTTTGAGTGTAGTTCCTTCGGAAGTCAGTGCCTCTTGGCCAAAAGAAGCACTCAAAGCCCAAGCCATCTGTGCAAGAACTTATGTAGTGCGTGAAATGTTAAATCGCAAAAAACAAGAGTTTGATGTAGATACATCCACAAACACTCAAGTATACAAAGGAAAAAACAAAGAACATAGAAATACTTCAGAAGCAGTTTTTGAAACAGAGGGGCTCATTCTCATCCATAAAGGACAACCCATCCAAAGTTTCTTCCATTCCAACGCTGGTGGTTATACCGAAGATCCCATCAATGTTTGGGGTAGCCCCGTAGAATATTTAAAACCTGTTCCATCCGAATACGATAAAGATGGAGAACAATATTCTTGGGAAGAAAAGTGGAAAACAGATTTCGTAAATACCAACTTACGAGACTTAGGTGTTGGTGACATACAAGATATCATTGTATCAAGTCGTTTTCCCTCATCTCGGGTCAATGAAATGGAAATCATTGGAAGTTCTGGATCCAAAAAAATCAAAGCGACTGAGTTTCGAAAAAAATTAGGTGCGACCAAATTAAAATCTACACGATTTGGAATCCGTAAAGAAGAGTCTGGAGATTATTTTGTGAAGGGACTCGGTTCTGGTCATGGCGTAGGAATGTCCCAATGGGGAAGTTTTGCTATGGCAAAAAGCCAATTCAGCCACAGAGAAATCCTGCAACACTATTTCAAAGGAATCGAATTTGCAAGAATAGTTGCCAGATAG
- a CDS encoding HDOD domain-containing protein, producing the protein MATVEEYLSQIKDLTIVPPVLLSVLSLDDDNELSFGELEKKVQSDQVLVARLLKLANSPFFSRGNPVANMKQVITRLGFKTVRSMVAMSMTDSLFSQGNYKKFRDEVWDHSVAKGIFAQILCEEKKFKKEAELAITCGLMQDLGRIVLNTIDRTKYVEVLTEFQTSDATLISLEKKSFGVDSYEIGSAAAKLWKMPNIIISSIEDLSKPVNEQSPLGQIIGFAGVIAKFTGHGKQEPGTEERFEEYKTTLGLEIEDKKAFLALKDEKLKSNELYQFCSTL; encoded by the coding sequence ATGGCAACTGTAGAAGAATACCTTTCCCAAATCAAAGACCTGACGATTGTACCGCCAGTCTTACTCTCCGTACTTTCCCTAGATGACGACAACGAACTCTCTTTTGGAGAGTTAGAAAAAAAAGTTCAATCTGACCAAGTGCTTGTGGCAAGACTTCTGAAACTTGCCAACTCTCCCTTTTTCTCCCGCGGCAACCCGGTTGCCAATATGAAACAGGTCATCACTCGTTTGGGATTTAAAACGGTTCGAAGTATGGTGGCGATGTCTATGACAGACTCACTCTTTAGCCAAGGAAATTATAAAAAATTCCGAGATGAAGTTTGGGACCATTCGGTTGCCAAAGGAATATTTGCTCAAATTCTCTGCGAAGAAAAGAAATTCAAAAAAGAAGCAGAACTTGCCATCACTTGCGGACTAATGCAAGACCTCGGACGAATTGTACTCAATACCATTGACAGAACAAAGTATGTAGAAGTGCTTACAGAATTCCAAACATCTGATGCCACTTTGATTTCACTCGAAAAAAAATCTTTTGGAGTGGATTCTTATGAAATAGGAAGTGCTGCCGCCAAACTTTGGAAGATGCCAAACATCATCATTTCTTCCATTGAAGATCTTTCCAAACCAGTAAACGAACAGTCTCCCTTGGGACAAATCATTGGATTTGCGGGTGTGATTGCAAAGTTTACTGGACATGGCAAACAAGAGCCAGGCACAGAGGAAAGATTTGAAGAATACAAAACTACCTTAGGCCTTGAGATTGAGGATAAAAAAGCTTTTTTAGCCCTCAAAGATGAAAAACTGAAATCAAACGAATTGTATCAGTTTTGCAGCACTCTTTAA
- a CDS encoding adenylate/guanylate cyclase domain-containing response regulator → MDLEKEEIVRVLVLEPQKKSYDTISQLLSEWFGDYIELTWRSVFENGAEEIKKAQYDLLITEIQFPELEDSPESVLESIMDLAGPSELPVVVFTKAEGKQLPIHAFQLGINEYFGKRRLKKNVLEHRFRNLFREIYRKKVVSIQMDDSLKRFQDLYGMNQSEIQDLNTMVKKFKKELEKEYEEKLNLETEKKKMQNVFGMYVDPIIVESLMNNTLSLDQKGKEQEVSVLFSDIRGYTTLSEKMKPEQVISFLNEYFTAMTEVILGYGGMIDKYIGDSIMCLFGAPVFQEDHRQNALDCAVEMVQVFELWQPKWQQIYGFTPQIGIGLASGKAIVGNVGSFQKLSYTAVGDTVNMASRLESIAKPMEVYVSEGLYNFLPEEYANKYKYEELEPVKIKGKEGLHRILSVKPV, encoded by the coding sequence GTGGATTTAGAAAAAGAAGAAATCGTTCGTGTCCTGGTCCTAGAACCCCAAAAGAAATCGTATGATACCATCTCCCAATTACTCAGTGAGTGGTTTGGAGATTACATCGAACTTACTTGGCGCTCCGTTTTTGAAAACGGAGCTGAGGAAATCAAAAAAGCTCAGTATGATCTTTTAATTACAGAAATCCAATTCCCTGAACTTGAAGATTCTCCCGAATCCGTTTTAGAATCCATTATGGATTTAGCAGGTCCCTCCGAACTTCCCGTAGTTGTCTTTACTAAGGCCGAAGGAAAACAACTTCCCATCCATGCTTTCCAATTAGGAATCAACGAATACTTCGGCAAACGAAGGTTAAAGAAAAATGTTTTGGAACATCGGTTTAGAAATTTGTTCCGAGAAATTTACCGCAAAAAAGTAGTCTCCATCCAAATGGACGACAGTCTGAAACGATTCCAAGACCTCTATGGTATGAACCAGTCGGAGATTCAAGATTTGAATACGATGGTGAAAAAATTTAAAAAGGAATTGGAAAAAGAATACGAAGAAAAACTAAACCTTGAAACCGAAAAAAAGAAAATGCAAAATGTTTTCGGTATGTATGTAGATCCTATCATCGTAGAAAGTTTGATGAATAACACACTTTCTCTTGATCAAAAAGGAAAGGAACAAGAAGTATCTGTTTTATTTTCTGATATTCGTGGTTATACGACCTTGTCGGAAAAAATGAAACCAGAACAAGTGATCTCTTTTTTAAATGAATACTTTACAGCAATGACAGAAGTGATTTTGGGTTATGGGGGAATGATCGATAAATACATTGGTGATTCCATCATGTGTCTGTTTGGTGCTCCCGTTTTCCAAGAGGACCATAGACAAAATGCTCTAGACTGTGCCGTAGAAATGGTGCAAGTCTTTGAACTTTGGCAACCCAAATGGCAACAGATCTACGGATTTACTCCACAAATTGGAATTGGTTTGGCCTCAGGGAAGGCCATTGTAGGTAACGTGGGATCCTTCCAAAAACTTTCTTATACAGCCGTTGGAGATACTGTTAACATGGCAAGCCGGTTGGAATCAATTGCAAAACCAATGGAGGTGTATGTGTCAGAAGGGTTGTATAATTTTCTTCCAGAGGAGTATGCCAATAAATACAAATACGAAGAATTGGAACCAGTAAAAATCAAAGGAAAAGAAGGGTTACACCGAATTCTCAGTGTAAAACCCGTCTAA